The following nucleotide sequence is from Barnesiella viscericola DSM 18177.
CGACGGTTCGGGTATCCGTTTCGGCAAGTATCCGAAGAAGCGGATTTCCGGGTATTTGAATGTTCCGTTTATCATATCTTCAAATCGTTCGTTTCTTGAATCATGCTGCAAATAAACAAGTATATTTTGGAACCTGTATCACTTCTCCGGCAAGTGGCGGCACGTTGCGCCGGTTGGCAGTCATTGACCGGGTCAAGCATCTGTCCGATACCGCTTTAAGGGCGTAACTTTGCACCCGGACAGCAGGGTTCGCCGATGACGCGCGGCCCGGAGTCCTGAAAGGTATTTTCCCAATCCGTCCCCTGACGGATTTTTATGTTCACCTGAACATAGCAAGATGTCTTTTCAGCCGCTCAAAATATTTTGAGCAGCCACGAAAAGCACTTGCCCTTGCAGGGGGCGGGCTTTCCCTCCGAAGTCGGGAAGCCTTTCAGAACTGCGGTGCTGTAATCCGAAGCGGCGGCTTATGCCGTCAATCCGCTAAATCCAAAGTAATATGAAAGAGAAAAGGAAAAGCAAATCAGGGAGAAATCCCAAACTTGATCCGGCGGTGTACCGGTACACCGTCCGTTTCAACGAGGAGGAACACAACCGTTTCCTCGCCATGTTCGGAAAATCGGGTGTCTATGCACGGTCTGTTTTCCTCAAAGCGCACTTCTTCGGGCAACCGTTCAAGGTGCTGAAGGTGGACAAGACGTTGGTGGACTATTACACCAAACTGTCGGATTTTCATGCACAATTCCGTGCCGTGGGTACGAATTACAACCAAGTCGTGAAGGAACTGAGGCTGCATTTTTCAGAGAAAAAGGCGATGGCGTTGCTCTACAAATTAGAGCAACACACCGTCGAACTCGTGAAACTGAGCCGCCGGATTGTGGAACTTTCAAGGGAAATGGAGGCAAAATGGTCGCAAAAATCAGTGTAGGAAGTTCGTTGTACGGCGCGATTGCCTACAACGGGGAGAAGATTAACGAGGCGCAGGGGCGGCTTCTCACCACCAACCGCATCTACAATGACGGTTCGGGAACGGTGGACATAGGCAAGGCGATGGAGGGTTTTCTCACCTTCCTGCCACCGCAGATGAAGATCGAGAAGCCGGTGGTGCATATCTCTCTCAACCCGCACCCGGAGGATGTGCTGACCGATATTGAGTTGCAGAATATCGCCCGCGAGTATCTGGAAAAACTCGGTTTCGGAAACCAGCCTTATCTTGTATTCAAGCACGAGGGTGCGTCCGTAAAGGTCGCATGATAAATATCTCTTTGGCAAGAGATTAGGTTAGTGTTCCGAATAACACAATAAGTTTAACCCCTATAAAGACGCAAAAGCGGATTTATAGACATAAAAAAACGAGTATGTTATACAACCTATTCCCATCCGACTTACCCTGCGGAGAAATCTTTAGGGGGAACATAGCACTTCGGAAAAGCGATAAGTCAGCTAACTGTCATGCTGCTACTGAATTGCAAGGGAAAAAGACAGACATGAGGATGAAGCCTGATTGGTTGAACGATAATCCAATGGTCGAACTTGTGACTATGGCGGAAGACAGCTATTTACGCCATACCATGACACCAAGCCCAGTTCTTCGTATGGGCATGGCAGGAACTTGTCATGGCATAACCGCAATAAGCGGAGATAAGGATGAAAGTCGCATCCGACAGTCTGTTGCGCCAATAGTTATCATGTGTGCTAAACGGAGATTGCCTAAATCGAAATGCCGTAACACGGCTATGAGCAACGGCTCTGAATATTCGACAAGGCAACGGAGTGTCCATAGTAGTCTGAGCAAGGGAAAGCCTTGTACATGGCAAAGGGACACAGTTGGTATCTTCAATATGACTAAAGGATAACGTGAGAGACGTATGAGAAATCCAGAAGTCATATTGAACACTCTATGCTCACACAGTAAGGACAAGGACTACAAGTATGAGCGTATCTACCGTATCCTGTTCAATGAAGAACTGTTTATGCTTGCCTATGAGAAAATGAAGTCCAAACCGGGAAACATGACCGCAGGAACGGACGGAAAAACCATAGACGGCACAACACTCCAACGGATAGGTAAACTGATTGACAGTCTCAAAAATGAGAGCTATCACCCCAAACCTGCAAGGAGGGTATATATACCCAAAAAGAACGGGAAGAAACGTCCTTTGGGCATCCCCTCTTTCGAGGATAAGTTAGTACAGGAAGCCGTAAGAATGATTCTTGAAGCAATCTATGAAGGTCACTTTGAGGATTCATCACACGGCTTCCGACCACGCAGAAGTTGTCATACAGCACTGACAAGCATACAACTGACATTTACGGGCGTAAAATGGTTTATCGAAGGAGACATTAAAGGATTTTTCGACAACATAGACCATCAGACACTCATAGAAGTCTTGCGTAAGCGAATTGCAGATGAACGTTTTCTGCGTCTTATATGGAAATTCCTAAAGGCAGGTTATGTTGAAAATTGGAAATACAATCGTACTTATTCAGGAACTCCGCAAGGTGGCATTGTCAGTCCTATACTGGCAAACATATACCTTGACCAGTTCGATAAGTATATGAAAGAGTATGCACAGGCTTTTGACAAGGGAGAAAAACGGAGAACGAGAAAGGAGTACAATAGTCTGAACGCCAGGACTGTAAGTCTGCGCAAAAAATGGAGGGAAGAAACGGACAAATCCGTAAAATCCCAATTGCTGGACAAATTAAAGAGAATGCAGGAAGAAAAGTTAGCGATGCCATGCAGTGACGAAATGGATGAGAATTTTCGTCGTCTCAAATACATTAGGTATGCTGACGACTTCCTTGTAGGGGTAATTGGCTCAAAATCAGAAAGTGAAAGAATTAAAGCGGACATTGCCGCATTCATGCGTGAACGCCTAAAACTTGAACTTTCAACCGAAAAGACATTGATTACCCATGCACAGGAAGAGGCTAAATTCCTCGGATTTCATATTACCGTCCGCTCATTGAATGTACGCAAGCGTAACCGAAAAGGTGCGCTGAAGAGAGACTTCAAAGGAAAGGTAATGCTGAATTTATCATCCGAAACGGTTAAAGAAAAACTTCAAAATCTTGGAACTATTCGTTTTACACAAAAGGATGGTAAAGTTATTTGGAGACCTAAGATAAGAACGGCACTGACAGGAATGGATGCCGACAAAATGGTAGCCAAATACAACCTTGAAATCAGAGGATTCTATAATTACTACTGCATAGCCAATAATGTCTCGGCAACATGCGCAGACTTTGGTTACATCATGAAGTATAGCCTTTATAAGACTTTGGCGCGAAAGTACAACAGTTCGCTCCGAAAGATAATAAGGAAATACACTAAGGACAAAGTGTTCTCTATTCCCTATAAAGACTCTAAAGGGAACGAGAAGCAAAGAATCCTTTATCATGATGGCTTTAAACGCAAAACAGTAGGATTCCATGAAACCTGCGATAACATTCTATTCACCCATTATCCCAAACGCTCTCTCGCAGAACGCTTGAGAAATAATGTATGTGAAGTGTGTGGAGGAAAAGGTCCTTTGGTTATGCACCATATCAGAACACTCAAATCCGCCAATAAGAATACACCGTGGGGAAAACAGATGCTACTTATGAATCGTAAAACCATTGCTGTATGCGAAGAATGTTTTGCAAAAATCAAAGAGGCAGAGCAATAGAGTGCTTGCTAACGGAGAGCCATATACATGGGAACATGTACGTATGGTTCGGGGGCAGACATGGGGAAACCAGCCATAGGAATATGGTATGGCGCCCTGTGTCGAGCCTACACATCGACCGCCACCACCTGCACATCGTGACGGTCAACGTGGACGAGAACGGGAAAAGGCTCAACCGGGATTTTCTCTACCGCCGCAGCGACCGTATCCGCAGGGAACTGGAACAGAAGTACGGATTGCATCCGGCAGAACGTAAAAATCAGAGATTGGATAATCCGTTGCGCAAGGTGGCCGCATCGGCAGGTGATGTGAAGAAGCAGGTAGGCAACACCGTGAAGGCTCTGAATGGGCAGTACCGTTTCCAGACGATGGGCGAATACCGTGCGCTCCTTTCCTTATATAATATGACGGTGGAGGAAGCGAGGGGCAACGTGCGCGGACGGGAGTATCACGGGCTGGTCTATTCCGTCACGGACGACAAGGGTAACAAGGTGGGCAACCCGTTCAAATCCTCGCTTTTCGGGAAGTCCGCAGGCTATGAAGCCGTACAGAAGAAGTTTGTCCGTTCCAAATCGGAAATCAAGGATAGGAAACTGGCAGACATGACGAAACGCACCGTCCTTTCCGTGCTGCAAGGCACTTATGACAAGGACAAATTTGTATCCCAACTCAAAGAGAAGGGCATCGACACCGTACTGCGCTACACAGAGG
It contains:
- the mobA gene encoding conjugal transfer protein MobA, whose amino-acid sequence is MKEKRKSKSGRNPKLDPAVYRYTVRFNEEEHNRFLAMFGKSGVYARSVFLKAHFFGQPFKVLKVDKTLVDYYTKLSDFHAQFRAVGTNYNQVVKELRLHFSEKKAMALLYKLEQHTVELVKLSRRIVELSREMEAKWSQKSV
- a CDS encoding reverse transcriptase/maturase family protein yields the protein MRNPEVILNTLCSHSKDKDYKYERIYRILFNEELFMLAYEKMKSKPGNMTAGTDGKTIDGTTLQRIGKLIDSLKNESYHPKPARRVYIPKKNGKKRPLGIPSFEDKLVQEAVRMILEAIYEGHFEDSSHGFRPRRSCHTALTSIQLTFTGVKWFIEGDIKGFFDNIDHQTLIEVLRKRIADERFLRLIWKFLKAGYVENWKYNRTYSGTPQGGIVSPILANIYLDQFDKYMKEYAQAFDKGEKRRTRKEYNSLNARTVSLRKKWREETDKSVKSQLLDKLKRMQEEKLAMPCSDEMDENFRRLKYIRYADDFLVGVIGSKSESERIKADIAAFMRERLKLELSTEKTLITHAQEEAKFLGFHITVRSLNVRKRNRKGALKRDFKGKVMLNLSSETVKEKLQNLGTIRFTQKDGKVIWRPKIRTALTGMDADKMVAKYNLEIRGFYNYYCIANNVSATCADFGYIMKYSLYKTLARKYNSSLRKIIRKYTKDKVFSIPYKDSKGNEKQRILYHDGFKRKTVGFHETCDNILFTHYPKRSLAERLRNNVCEVCGGKGPLVMHHIRTLKSANKNTPWGKQMLLMNRKTIAVCEECFAKIKEAEQ